From Triticum aestivum cultivar Chinese Spring chromosome 4A, IWGSC CS RefSeq v2.1, whole genome shotgun sequence, a single genomic window includes:
- the LOC123082177 gene encoding uncharacterized protein: MYESHASTHNRPLPLSSLTGAAGHTINPHPSFSSTSCDAAAPTAPPLITRLSFGVPPPRALPWSRSGHQQISSRACYFGGPHFFAAIGLWEAATGRLGAATGDGHLRDAVALETVTSGMLEPVVFFAATSCNFCSNWLGED, encoded by the exons ATGTACGAGAGCCACGCGTCCACTCACAACCGCCCACTTCCCTTATCCTCTCTCACGGGTGCTGCTGGCCACACAATCAATCCACATCCATCTTTTTCTTCCACCTCCTGTGACGCCGCTGCTCCCACCGCTCCACCTCTTATTACTCGGCTGTCATTTGGTGTGCCACCGCCGCGAGCGTTGCCGTGGAGCCGAAGCGGCCACCAGCAGATCAGCAGCCGTGCCTGCTACTTCGGAGGTCCTCACTTTTTTGCTGCAATCGGTTTGTGGGAAGCTGCAACCGGCCGTCTAGGAGCTGCAACCGGCGACGGCCACCTGCGGGATGCGGTGGCGCTGGAAACGGTGACATCAGGGATGTTGGAACCCGTGGTGTTTTTTGCTGCTACCAGCTGTAATTTTTGCTCGAACTG GCTCGGCGAAGATTAG